In Oenanthe melanoleuca isolate GR-GAL-2019-014 chromosome 10, OMel1.0, whole genome shotgun sequence, a single window of DNA contains:
- the COPS2 gene encoding COP9 signalosome complex subunit 2 isoform X3, whose amino-acid sequence MIKINFKLTNFPEMMNRYKQLLTYIRSAVTRNYSEKSINSILDYISTSKQNSDFLCQMDLLQEFYETTLEALKDAKNDRLWFKTNTKLGKLYLEREEYGKLQKILRQLHQSCQTDDGEDDLKKGTQLLEIYALEIQMYTAQKNNKKLKALYEQSLHIKSAIPHPLIMGVIRECGGKMHLREGEFEKAHTDFFEAFKNYDESGSPRRTTCLKYLVLANMLMKSGINPFDSQEAKPYKNDPEILAMTNLVSAYQNNDITEFEKILKTNHSNIMDDPFIREHIEELLRNIRTQVLIKLIKPYTRIHIPFISKELNIDVADVESLLVQCILDNTIHGRIDQVNQLLELDHQKRGGARYTALDKWTNQLNSLNQAVVSKLA is encoded by the exons ATgattaaaataaactttaaattG acTAACTTCCCTGAAATGATGAATAGGTATAAACAGCTATTGACCTACATACGGAGTGCAGTTACAAGGAATTACTCTGAAAAATCCATCAATTCCATTCTTGATTATATCTCTACTTCCAAGCAG aattctgattttttatGTCAGATGGATTTGCTTCAGGAATTCTATGAAACAACACTTGAAGCTCTGAAAGATGCTAAGAATGATAGATTGTGGTTTAAGACAAACACAAAG CTTGGCAAATTATATTTAGAACGAGAAGAATATGGAAAGTTACAAAAGATTTTGCGCCAGTTGCATCAGTCATGCCAG ACTGATGATGGGGAAGATGATCTAAAAAAAGGTACTCAACTATTGGAAATCTATGCTTTGGAAATTCAAATGtatacagcacagaaaaataacaaaaaacttAAAGCACTATATGAACAGTCATTGCACATCAAGTCAGCCATTCCTCATCCACTGATCATGGGAGTTATCAGAG AATGTGGAGGCAAAATGCACTTAAGAGAAGGAGAGTTTGAAAAGGCACATACTGATTTTTTTGAAGCATTCAAGAATTATGATGAATCAGGGAGCCCCAGAAGAACCACTTGCTTAAAATATTTGGTCTTAGCAAACATGCTCATGAAGTCTGGAATAAATCCATTTGATTCTCAggag GCTAAACCATACAAAAATGATCCAGAGATTCTAGCAATGACGAATTTAGTAAg tgccTATCAGAATAATGACATCACTGAATTTGAGAAGATTCTGAAAACAAATCACAGCAACATCATGGACGATCCCTTCATAAGGGAGCACATTGAAG AGCTTTTGCGAAACATCAGAACACAAGTgcttataaaattaattaagcCTTACACAAGAATAcatattccttttatttctaaG gAGTTAAACATAGATGTAGCTGATGTGGAAAGCTTGCTTGTGCAGTGCATATTGGATAA CACTATACATGGCCGAATTGATCAAGTCAACCAGCTGCTAGAACTGGATCATCAGAAGAGAGGTGGTGCACGTTATACTGCGTTAGATAAATGGACCAACCAACTAAATTCTCTCAACCAGGCTGTAGTCAGCAAGCTGGCCTAA
- the COPS2 gene encoding COP9 signalosome complex subunit 2 isoform X2, whose amino-acid sequence MSDMEDDFMCDDEEDYDLEYSEDSNSEPNVDLENQYYNSKALKEDDPKAALSSFQKVLELEGEKGEWGFKALKQMIKINFKLTNFPEMMNRYKQLLTYIRSAVTRNYSEKSINSILDYISTSKQMDLLQEFYETTLEALKDAKNDRLWFKTNTKLGKLYLEREEYGKLQKILRQLHQSCQTDDGEDDLKKGTQLLEIYALEIQMYTAQKNNKKLKALYEQSLHIKSAIPHPLIMGVIRECGGKMHLREGEFEKAHTDFFEAFKNYDESGSPRRTTCLKYLVLANMLMKSGINPFDSQEAKPYKNDPEILAMTNLVSAYQNNDITEFEKILKTNHSNIMDDPFIREHIEELLRNIRTQVLIKLIKPYTRIHIPFISKELNIDVADVESLLVQCILDNTIHGRIDQVNQLLELDHQKRGGARYTALDKWTNQLNSLNQAVVSKLA is encoded by the exons ATGTCTGACATGGAGGATGATTTCATGTGCGATGATGAGGAGGACTACGATCTG GAATATTCTGAGGACAGCAATTCTGAACCAAATGTGGATCTGGAAAATCAATACTACAATTCCAAAGCTTTGAAGGAAGATGACCCCAAAGCAGCATTAAGCAGTTTTCAGAAG gTTTTGGAGCTCGAAGGCGAAAAGGGAGAATGGGGATTCAAAGCTCTGAAACAGATgattaaaataaactttaaattG acTAACTTCCCTGAAATGATGAATAGGTATAAACAGCTATTGACCTACATACGGAGTGCAGTTACAAGGAATTACTCTGAAAAATCCATCAATTCCATTCTTGATTATATCTCTACTTCCAAGCAG ATGGATTTGCTTCAGGAATTCTATGAAACAACACTTGAAGCTCTGAAAGATGCTAAGAATGATAGATTGTGGTTTAAGACAAACACAAAG CTTGGCAAATTATATTTAGAACGAGAAGAATATGGAAAGTTACAAAAGATTTTGCGCCAGTTGCATCAGTCATGCCAG ACTGATGATGGGGAAGATGATCTAAAAAAAGGTACTCAACTATTGGAAATCTATGCTTTGGAAATTCAAATGtatacagcacagaaaaataacaaaaaacttAAAGCACTATATGAACAGTCATTGCACATCAAGTCAGCCATTCCTCATCCACTGATCATGGGAGTTATCAGAG AATGTGGAGGCAAAATGCACTTAAGAGAAGGAGAGTTTGAAAAGGCACATACTGATTTTTTTGAAGCATTCAAGAATTATGATGAATCAGGGAGCCCCAGAAGAACCACTTGCTTAAAATATTTGGTCTTAGCAAACATGCTCATGAAGTCTGGAATAAATCCATTTGATTCTCAggag GCTAAACCATACAAAAATGATCCAGAGATTCTAGCAATGACGAATTTAGTAAg tgccTATCAGAATAATGACATCACTGAATTTGAGAAGATTCTGAAAACAAATCACAGCAACATCATGGACGATCCCTTCATAAGGGAGCACATTGAAG AGCTTTTGCGAAACATCAGAACACAAGTgcttataaaattaattaagcCTTACACAAGAATAcatattccttttatttctaaG gAGTTAAACATAGATGTAGCTGATGTGGAAAGCTTGCTTGTGCAGTGCATATTGGATAA CACTATACATGGCCGAATTGATCAAGTCAACCAGCTGCTAGAACTGGATCATCAGAAGAGAGGTGGTGCACGTTATACTGCGTTAGATAAATGGACCAACCAACTAAATTCTCTCAACCAGGCTGTAGTCAGCAAGCTGGCCTAA
- the COPS2 gene encoding COP9 signalosome complex subunit 2 isoform X1 gives MSDMEDDFMCDDEEDYDLEYSEDSNSEPNVDLENQYYNSKALKEDDPKAALSSFQKVLELEGEKGEWGFKALKQMIKINFKLTNFPEMMNRYKQLLTYIRSAVTRNYSEKSINSILDYISTSKQNSDFLCQMDLLQEFYETTLEALKDAKNDRLWFKTNTKLGKLYLEREEYGKLQKILRQLHQSCQTDDGEDDLKKGTQLLEIYALEIQMYTAQKNNKKLKALYEQSLHIKSAIPHPLIMGVIRECGGKMHLREGEFEKAHTDFFEAFKNYDESGSPRRTTCLKYLVLANMLMKSGINPFDSQEAKPYKNDPEILAMTNLVSAYQNNDITEFEKILKTNHSNIMDDPFIREHIEELLRNIRTQVLIKLIKPYTRIHIPFISKELNIDVADVESLLVQCILDNTIHGRIDQVNQLLELDHQKRGGARYTALDKWTNQLNSLNQAVVSKLA, from the exons ATGTCTGACATGGAGGATGATTTCATGTGCGATGATGAGGAGGACTACGATCTG GAATATTCTGAGGACAGCAATTCTGAACCAAATGTGGATCTGGAAAATCAATACTACAATTCCAAAGCTTTGAAGGAAGATGACCCCAAAGCAGCATTAAGCAGTTTTCAGAAG gTTTTGGAGCTCGAAGGCGAAAAGGGAGAATGGGGATTCAAAGCTCTGAAACAGATgattaaaataaactttaaattG acTAACTTCCCTGAAATGATGAATAGGTATAAACAGCTATTGACCTACATACGGAGTGCAGTTACAAGGAATTACTCTGAAAAATCCATCAATTCCATTCTTGATTATATCTCTACTTCCAAGCAG aattctgattttttatGTCAGATGGATTTGCTTCAGGAATTCTATGAAACAACACTTGAAGCTCTGAAAGATGCTAAGAATGATAGATTGTGGTTTAAGACAAACACAAAG CTTGGCAAATTATATTTAGAACGAGAAGAATATGGAAAGTTACAAAAGATTTTGCGCCAGTTGCATCAGTCATGCCAG ACTGATGATGGGGAAGATGATCTAAAAAAAGGTACTCAACTATTGGAAATCTATGCTTTGGAAATTCAAATGtatacagcacagaaaaataacaaaaaacttAAAGCACTATATGAACAGTCATTGCACATCAAGTCAGCCATTCCTCATCCACTGATCATGGGAGTTATCAGAG AATGTGGAGGCAAAATGCACTTAAGAGAAGGAGAGTTTGAAAAGGCACATACTGATTTTTTTGAAGCATTCAAGAATTATGATGAATCAGGGAGCCCCAGAAGAACCACTTGCTTAAAATATTTGGTCTTAGCAAACATGCTCATGAAGTCTGGAATAAATCCATTTGATTCTCAggag GCTAAACCATACAAAAATGATCCAGAGATTCTAGCAATGACGAATTTAGTAAg tgccTATCAGAATAATGACATCACTGAATTTGAGAAGATTCTGAAAACAAATCACAGCAACATCATGGACGATCCCTTCATAAGGGAGCACATTGAAG AGCTTTTGCGAAACATCAGAACACAAGTgcttataaaattaattaagcCTTACACAAGAATAcatattccttttatttctaaG gAGTTAAACATAGATGTAGCTGATGTGGAAAGCTTGCTTGTGCAGTGCATATTGGATAA CACTATACATGGCCGAATTGATCAAGTCAACCAGCTGCTAGAACTGGATCATCAGAAGAGAGGTGGTGCACGTTATACTGCGTTAGATAAATGGACCAACCAACTAAATTCTCTCAACCAGGCTGTAGTCAGCAAGCTGGCCTAA